One part of the Rutidosis leptorrhynchoides isolate AG116_Rl617_1_P2 chromosome 1, CSIRO_AGI_Rlap_v1, whole genome shotgun sequence genome encodes these proteins:
- the LOC139886431 gene encoding uncharacterized protein, whose amino-acid sequence MASTVEEISEKKSKPFIGKYPVRLGTIFFIEDRRFQVKKVRQGLRHKKNQVVHELKFDYSNLGVHFLGTYNSNDGNTWILDHKAHIVKLEEFFWIKNVEMLV is encoded by the exons ATGGCCAGCACTGTTGAAGAAATCAGCGAAAAAAAATCTAAG CCCTTTATTGGAAAGTATCCGGTGCGTTTGGGGACAATTTTTTTTATTGAAGACAGGAGGTTCCAG GTGAAGAAGGTTAGACAAGGATTAAGACATAAAAAGAATCAGGTGGTACATGAACTCAAGTTTGACTATAGTAACCTTGGTGTTCATTTTTTGGGTACCTACAATTCAA ATGATGGAAATACTTGGATATTGGATCACAAAGCGCACATTGTTAAG TTAGAGGAGTTCTTTTGGATTAAAAACGTTGAAATGTTGGTTTGA
- the LOC139886430 gene encoding large ribosomal subunit protein eL6-like, with product MAPKQKTPHGSRNPDLIRGIGKFSRSKMYHKRGLWAIKAKNGGVFPRHDKKPAEAPAAVKPPKFYPADDVKKPLVNKRKAKPTKLRASITPGTVLIILAGRFKGKRVVFLKQLTSGLLLVTGPFKINGVPLRRVNQSYVIATSTKVDVAEVSVEKFDDKYFSKQVEKKKKKGEGEFFEAEKEEKNQLPQDKKDDQKAIDAALIKSIEAVHDLKSYLGARFSLKAGMKPHELVF from the exons ATGGCGCCAAAACAAAAAACTCCACACGGTTCACGAAACCCAGATCTCATCAGAGGTATAGGTAAATTCTCTCGCTCTAAAATGTACCACAAGAGAGGTTTATGGGCAATCAAGGCCAAAAACGGCGGCGTTTTCCCCCGCCACGATAAGAAACCGGCCGAAGCTCCGGCCGCCGTCAAACCTCCTAAGTTTTATCCGGCTGATGATGTTAAGAAGCCACTTGTTAATAAGCGCAAAGCTAAGCCCACTAAGCTCAG GGCTAGTATTACACCTGGAACTGTGCTGATCATATTGGCTGGAAGGTTTAAGGGGAAAAGAGTTGTATTTTTGAAGCAGCTTACTTCTGGATTGCTTCTTGTTACTG GTCCGTTCAAGATTAATGGTGTTCCTCTAAGAAGGGTGAACCAATCATATGTGATTGCCACCTCAACCAAGGTTGACGTTGCTGAGGTAAGCGTGGAGAAGTTTGACGACAAATATTTCTCCAAGCAAGtcgagaaaaagaaaaagaagggcGAAGGAGAGTTTTTTGAAGCCGAAAAGGAG GAGAAGAACCAGTTGCCACAGGACAAGAAAGATGATCAGAAAGCCATTGATGCAGCGTTGATCAAATCTATTGAAGCTGTTCATGATCTGAAGAGTTATTTGGGCGCCAGATTTTCACTAAAGGCAGGGATGAAACCGCATGAGCTTGTATTTTAG
- the LOC139859499 gene encoding transcription factor UNE12-like — protein MATDPPENYGDDFLEQILAIPSYNVSETVSVHHHQQHQQQQQQQQQQQQNQPVFPLGLSLDNGRETIGTFAAQQQLQQRERGGNMNMSGLFPPFENMQSHTLLHTVPQAFQGQPTTSTAVTVPHPPTIRPRVRARRGQATDPHSIAERLRRERIAERMRALQELVPSCNKTDKAAMLDEILDYVKFLRLQVKVLSMSRLGGAGAVAQLVSDVPLQSVEGDGSENGYNRPAWENWSNDDTEREVAKLMEEDVGAAMQFLQSKALCIMPISLASLIYPPDQPDPNSLVKPEPSAPS, from the exons ATGGCGACTGACCCGCCGGAAAACTACGGAGACGATTTTCTCGAACAAATTCTCGCGATTCCTTCATACAACGTTTCAGAAACGGTTTCTGTTCATCATCATCAACAGCatcaacagcaacaacagcaacaacagcagcagcagcagaatcaaccgGTGTTTCCGTTAGGTTTAAGTTTAGATAACGGCCGTGAAACAATCGGAACGTTTGCAGCTCAACAACAGCTTCAACAGCGT GAGAGAGGAGGGAACATGAACATGAGTGGTTTGTTTCCTCCGTTTGAAAATATGCAGTCACACACTTTGCTACATACTGTTCCTCAg gcTTTTCAAGGGCAGCCAACTACGAGTACAGCTGTGACTGTTCCTCATCCACCTACTATACGCCCTAGGGTACGAGCTCGACGAGGACAAGCCACAGATCCTCATAGCATTGCTGAGCGG CTACGTCGAGAAAGAATTGCAGAAAGGATGAGGGCTTTGCAGGAACTTGTTCCCAGCTGTAACAAG ACTGATAAGGCAGCAATGCTCGATGAAATTCTGGATTATGTGAAGTTCTTACGACTTCAAGTCAAG GTTCTTAGCATGAGTAGGCTGGGTGGAGCTGGTGCAGTGGCACAACTTGTATCTGATGTTCCCTTGCAATCTGTTGAG GGGGATGGAAGTGAAAACGGATATAATCGGCCGGCATGGGAGAATTGGTCAAACGATGATACAGAACGTGAAGTAGCAAAGCTTATGGAAGAGGATGTTGGAGCTGCTATGCAATTTCTTCAGTCAAAAGCACTCTGCATTATGCCCATTTCACTTGCTTCACTTATCTACCCTCCCGATCAACCCGACCCAAATTCTCTGGTCAAACCCGAACCATCTGCACCATCTTAG